A genomic region of Raphanus sativus cultivar WK10039 chromosome 6, ASM80110v3, whole genome shotgun sequence contains the following coding sequences:
- the LOC108831159 gene encoding cytochrome P450 71B37: protein MATIWFFLSLLFVTSLVLAVFKRKKQQRGPPSPPGFPIIGNLHQLGELPHQSLWRLSKKYGTVMFLKLGRVPTVVVSSSETAKQALKIHDLHCCSRPSLAGPRELSYNYLDIAFAPYNDYWKEVKKLCVQELFSPKRVHSMQPIRDEEVKKLIDIVAESAQEKAPVNLSEKFISLTVSVICRAAFGVSFHGTVLNSDSFDKFINEAFLFLGSFSASDFFPNGGWIVDRLTGLQERRERSVRDLDAFYEQMFDLHREEKEKGSEDFVDLLLRFQKEESVLGYGKLTRNHVKAILMNVLIGGIGTSAITMTWAMTELMRNPRAMKKVQSEIRNQIGNKSTITLDDIEKLHYLKMVVKETWRLHPPAPLIVPREVMSEFEINGYKIQPKTRLYVNVWAIGRDPDAWKDPEMFLPERFIDNNIDPKGQCFELLPFGGGRRLCPAIYMGTSMVEFGLANMLFHFDWKLPEGMEVEDIDMEESPGLNVSKKNELLLVPVKYLNH, encoded by the exons ATGGCTACTATTTGGTTTTTTCTGTCACTTCTTTTCGTCACTAGTCTTGTTCTCGCCGTCTTCAAACGCAAGAAGCAGCAACGAGGACCACCATCTCCTCCTGGTTTTCCGATCATCGGAAACTTACACCAGCTCGGAGAATTACCACATCAATCCCTATGGAGACTCTCCAAAAAGTATGGTACTGTGATGTTCTTGAAGCTTGGAAGAGTCCCAACGGTCGTAGTCTCTTCCTCTGAAACAGCTAAACAAGCTCTGAAAATCCATGACCTCCATTGTTGTAGCCGTCCAAGCTTAGCAG GGCCAAGAGAGCTCTCTTACAATTATCTGGACATTGCTTTTGCTCCCTATAATGATTACTGGAAAGAAGTCAAGAAACTGTGTGTGCAAGAGCTCTTTAGCCCTAAACGAGTTCACTCGATGCAACCCATCAGGGATGAGGAAGTCAAGAAGCTGATAGACATAGTCGCCGAATCAGCTCAAGAGAAAGCACCAGTTAACTTGAGCGAGAAGTTTATCTCTTTAACTGTTAGCGTGATATGCAGGGCAGCATTTGGCGTGAGTTTCCATGGAACCGTGCTCAACAGCGATAGTTTCGACAAGTTCATAAACGAGGCATTTTTGTTTCTTGGGAGCTTCTCTGCCTCTGATTTTTTCCCAAACGGCGGCTGGATCGTGGACCGGCTCACTGGCTTacaagagaggagagagaggagtgTGAGAGATCTTGATGCTTTCTATGAACAAATGTTTGATCTACAtagagaggagaaggagaaaggTAGTGAAGATTTTGTTGATCTGCTCTTGAGGTTTCAGAAAGAAGAATCTGTTCTTGGATATGGAAAGCTCACAAGAAACCATGTCAAAGCAATCTTAATG AATGTTCTTATTGGGGGCATAGGCACTTCTGCAATAACAATGACATGGGCAATGACAGAACTTATGAGAAACCCGCGAGCAATGAAGAAGGTTCAATCCGAAATAAGAAACCAAATTGGGAACAAGTCAACGATCACCTTGGATGACATAGAGAAGCTCCACTACCTGAAAATGGTAGTCAAAGAAACATGGAGGCTACACCCTCCAGCACCTCTTATAGTTCCAAGGGAAGTAATGTCTGAATTTGAGATCAATGGCTACAAGATTCAACCCAAGACACGGCTTTATGTGAATGTTTGGGCTATAGGGCGTGATCCTGATGCCTGGAAAGATCCAGAGATGTTTCTCCCTGAAAGGTTTATTGATAACAACATTGATCCAAAAGGACAGTGTTTTGAGTTGTTACCGTTTGGCGGTGGCAGGAGACTATGTCCAGCAATTTACATGGGGACATCAATGGTGGAGTTTGGTCTTGCTAATATGTTGTTTCATTTTGACTGGAAATTACCGGAAGGCATGGAGGTTGAAGATATTGACATGGAAGAGTCTCCTGGACTTAATGTGAGCAAGAAAAATGAACTTCTACTTGTTCCTGTGAAGTATTTAAATCACTGA